GCTCGCCATCTCTTTTCGCTCGCGTCGAGGACAGGCCATGATCACCTCGTCCAAGGCCGCGCTCGACTATCAGGCTCTGCTCGCCTCGATCGTCAGTTCCTCCGCCGATGCGATCGTCAGCAAGGACCTCAACGGCATCATCACCTCCTGGAATACCGCGGCTGAGGCAATTTTCGGCTATGCGGCGGAAGAGATCGTTGGGCAACAGGTCACCGTGTTGATCCCGCCCGACCGGCTCTCCGAGGAAGAAGCCATCCTCAACACCATCAAGCGCGGCAGCCGCGTGAACACGTTCCGGACGATCCGCCTGCGCAAGGACGGCGCACCCGTCCACATCTCGGCGACGATCTCGCCGATTTTCGACGCCGCCGGAAACATCATCGGCGCCTCCAAGATTGCCCGCGATGTCACCGAGTGGCAGCGCAACGAAGACATCCGCACCATGCTGATGCGCGAGGTCGTGCACCGGTCGAAGAACATGCTGGCGCTGGTCGAGGCGATCGTCCGCCAGACGGTCCGCCGCTCCTCGCCCCAGGATTTTGCCAAGCGGCTCTCGGCGCGGCTTCAGTCGATGGCGGCGAGCCAGGATCTGCTGGTCCAGGAGAATTGGGCCGGCGTGCCGATCAAGACGCTGGTGAAGAACCAGCTCGCCTATGTCGATGATCTCGCGGGATCGCGGATCGTCTCGAGCGGCCCCGATCTGCTGTTATCCCCGGTTGGCGCACAGGCCCTTGGAATGGCGCTCCACGAATTGTCGACCAATGCCTTGATCTTCGGTGCGCTCTCCACCGAACACGGACAGGTCGACCTGCGCTGGAATGTGGGGACCGGCGACACACCCCGTTTCACCATCAGCTGGCAGGAAACGGGCGGGCCGCCGGTGACTGAACCGACAGAATTCGGCTTCGGCCAGGTCGTGCTGATCCGCATGACCGAAGCAACCCTTCACGGCAAGGTCACTTATGCCTTCACCGCCGAGGGCGTCACCTGGCGGCTGGACACCCCACTGGACGCGGTCCGCGCGGCCTGACGCTCAGGGCGCCGACGCCTTGACCTTACCGGTCGAACGGACCGGCTTGCCGACCTTGGTCGGCGCTGACACCGCCGAGACCGGGTCGCTGGCAGGAAACGAGGCCTCAAGAGCTCGTGTCAGTTCGGCGTCCTCCTTGGCGTTCGCCTCGGTCTTGGGCATGATCGGTCCCGGCCCGGCGATGGCCTCGTCGAACTCCTTAGTGCCCTCGCTCTGCAGCTTGTCGGCTTCGCGGCTCGCCTTGGTGTGGATGGTCATGACAATCTCCCGTTGCCAAGGGCAAACGCGGGCACCTGTCGTTCGGTTCCCTTGCCGCCCGATCCCACATGACAAAGGGTGCGAGCCAATGGCTCGCACCCTCCACGACAGTGCCGAAGGTGGGGGACAATCCGGCGCCGACGATTGGCCGGCGCGGCGTGTCACATCATGTAGGGACCGGCGCCGTAATAATCGAAAACGCTCTTGCCGTACTTGCGGTCGCTCCAGTCGGGCTCGCCGTCCGCGCGATAGCTCGGCGCATTCTCCAGCCGTTCGCGGGTCAGCGGCACGACATAGCCACCGCGCTCGGAATCGTACTTCAGCGTGCTCCACGGCAGCGGATGATACTGCTCGCCGATGCCCAGGAAGCCGCCGAACGACATCACGGCATAGACGACCTTGCCGGAGATCTTGTCGAGGATGACGTCATGGATCTCGCCAAGATGCTCGCCGGCGCTGTTGTACACTTCGGTCCCGACCACCTTGTCAGCCGCGATGATCGTCGTGTGACCCGAACCGGTGGCCGAGCCGGCAGTTCCCGTAGTCTGATTGTGCATGATGTCCTCCTGTGATGGCTGGGACGCCCTGCGGCGCCGATACAGGACCAACGTGCCCGGTCGGAACATTGTTCCAGCGCACATCAGATCGGCGGCATGGCTTCCCGCTGCACTGGAACGAAAGACGCACCGCAGCGTTGTGAAATCCGGGCCTGCCTCTCGGTCCGTTTTGACCCTCGACAAACCGGTGCTTCATGACCTCTTCCGACGACTCCGTCCCGGAGACCGCTCCGGCTCGCGCTCGCGCGCGCGAATTCTTCCGTGTCGCACTCGGCTTCTGGACAGGTGAGACCCGCCTGCGGGCATGGATCCTCACCGGCCTCGTACTCACGCTCGCCGGACTGCAGATCATCGCGCAGGTCGGACTGAACGCGTGGCAGCGCATGTTTTTCGATGCCCTTGAGCAGAAGTCAGTGCCGGCCGTCATGGCAGCGGTCGGCTGGGTGCCCCTCGCCGTCGGCTTCTCGGCCGTCACGCTGTCCGGCCTGGTGATCGCGCGGATGGTGCTGCAGGCGCGCTGGCGCGAATGGCTGACGCGCCATCTTGTCGGCTGGTGGATTGCCGATCAGCGCTATTACCGGCTCGGCTTCGTCGCCGAGGAGCAGACCGCACCGGAATTCCGCATCGCCGAGGATGTCCGGCTGGCGATCGAACCGCTGGTCGA
This region of Phreatobacter aquaticus genomic DNA includes:
- a CDS encoding PRC-barrel domain-containing protein; amino-acid sequence: MHNQTTGTAGSATGSGHTTIIAADKVVGTEVYNSAGEHLGEIHDVILDKISGKVVYAVMSFGGFLGIGEQYHPLPWSTLKYDSERGGYVVPLTRERLENAPSYRADGEPDWSDRKYGKSVFDYYGAGPYMM
- a CDS encoding PAS domain S-box protein: MITSSKAALDYQALLASIVSSSADAIVSKDLNGIITSWNTAAEAIFGYAAEEIVGQQVTVLIPPDRLSEEEAILNTIKRGSRVNTFRTIRLRKDGAPVHISATISPIFDAAGNIIGASKIARDVTEWQRNEDIRTMLMREVVHRSKNMLALVEAIVRQTVRRSSPQDFAKRLSARLQSMAASQDLLVQENWAGVPIKTLVKNQLAYVDDLAGSRIVSSGPDLLLSPVGAQALGMALHELSTNALIFGALSTEHGQVDLRWNVGTGDTPRFTISWQETGGPPVTEPTEFGFGQVVLIRMTEATLHGKVTYAFTAEGVTWRLDTPLDAVRAA